A region of the Burkholderia pyrrocinia genome:
GGGAGGCGTGTCAATGGGTGGAAAATACGGAGGAGGCGGACGAATGCGCGGGTGGCTCGGCGAGTGTGTCGAGGTCCGGGCATGCCCCGATGGACGTTCAACCTCGCCCGCGCCATGGGAATCGCGTCGATTGCCGCAACAACAGGCACAATATGCGACCCGGCACGCTGCGCACGCGCGTTCGTAATGCGAACGCACGGATCACGCAGCATCACCGTCGCCCGAATCCTTCCCGGTCTTCATGAACGCCACGCTCACTCCCGCGCGCGAGTCGAACTCGCCGCGCTTCCTGCTGTTCCTGATCTGCCTGTTCGCGTCCGCTGGCCAGCTCGCGATCGACATCTACGTGCCCGCGCTGCCCGACATGGCGCGTTCGTTCGCGACGACGCCGCAGGCGATCCAGTCGAGCGTGTCCGGCTACATGGCGGCCTACGCGCTCGGCCAGCTCATCTTCGGCCCGATCGCCGACGCGTACGGGCGCAAGCGCGTGCTTGCGTTCGGGCTCGTGATCTACACGATCGGCTGCCTGCTGTCGCTCGGCGCGCAGAACCTGGAGACGTTCGTGCTGGCGCGCTGCCTGCAGGGCTTCGGGATCGCGACCACCAACCTGCTCGCGAAGGCGATCATCACCGATTCGTTCTCCGGCCAGGCGCTGATGCATGCGTTCACGTACATGTCGATCGCGTGGGGGCTCGCGCCGATCGTCGCGCCGGTGATCGGCGCGCATCTTCAGGAGTGGTTCGGCTGGCGCGCCTGCCTCGTGTTCCTGCTCGTCTACTCGCTGGTGATGTGGGCGCTGCTGTGGCGCTATCGGGAAACCTTGCCGAAACCGGTGCATCTCGAACCGCGCACGCTGATGGCGAACGCGGGCAAGGTGCTGGCGAGCCCGGTGTTCCAGAGCTGTTTCCTCGCGCAGGGGCTGTGCTACAGCATCCTGCTCGTGTTCAACATCGTCGGGCCGTTCATGGTGCAGACCACGCTGCACAAGCCGCCGACCTTCTTCGGCTATCTCGCGCTCGGCATCGGCCTGATGTATTTCCTCGGCGGGCTGTCGAACCGGATTCACGGGCGCGGGCTGCCGAGCGCCGAGCAACGGTTGCGCATCGGCGCGCGCGTGATGGCGGGTGCATCGGTCGCGATGCTGGTGCTGGCGCTGACCGTCGGCCTGCGCGTATGGACGCTCGCGACGCCGGTGCTCGTGATGGGCTTCTGCGCGGGCGCGATGTATCCGACGCTGATGGCCAAGGGCAATTCGCTGTTTCCGCATATCGCGGGCCTGACGAGCGCGATCCTCGGGTGCGCGCTGCTGCTCGTGTCGTCCGCGATGATGGGGCTGGCCGGCTTCGTGTCGATCCACGTGCTGACGCCGCTCGCTGTGTTTTTCGTCGCGCTGTCGTTCATCGTCGTATGGATGGTGACGAAGCTGCTGCGGTACCTGACGCAGCAGCAGGCCGCGACCGTCGTGTGCGGGAGCGGGGAAGCCGCGTAGGCCGCTACAACGGGTGCGCCGCACCCGCCTGCGCGAGCAGCGCAACGGCAGTCTGGTCCGGCACTCCATTCGAGTCGATCGCGCCAGCCTTGGCCAGCGCACCGAGATCGCTGTCGACGCCCGGTTGCCCGACCACGAACGACGTGGTCAGGAACGCCGGCGTCGTCAGCGTGACCGCATAGCGCTGCTGCAGGTTGGTCACGACGGCCGATTGCGCGGCCTGTACGGCGTTCGGGCTGTCCATCACCTGCTGGAAGTGCAGATTGCCCTGGAAATTGCCGATCAGCCCGGCCGTATTCGTGCCGAGCTGTGCCGCGAGGTAGACCAGCATCAGCTCGGTCTCGGGCGTCGTGTTGAAGGTGCCGCCCGCATAGGCGAGAGAATGCAGGCTCGTGCCGCCCGACGTCACGGTGATGACGCACGGCAGCGCGGCGTTCACCGTCACTTGGTAGTTGCCGCCGCCGTCCGTCAGCGTCGTCGCGGAGCCTGTCGCGCAACTGACCGCCACCGACGCGCTCGCGAGCGCGTTGCCGGTGGCGGCCGTGCCGGACAGCGAGACGGTTTGCGTGTTGTTGTTGAAGCAGACATCCACGCCGAAGCAGGCGTCGCCGTTGCACGCCTGAAGCGTCGCGAGTGCTGCGACGCAGAGCGCGCCCAGCGCGGGGCGGGTGAAGTGCGTATGGCGAATGTTCATGGTTGCGGGTGTCCGGGAGAAGGGGGCAACCGGTGAGCGTCGGGAATACGGCGCTGCTGATATTCTAGGTTCCCGATCCGCGGGTTGCTTGCCCGTTTGGCCGTTTGCCCGTCCAGCCGGAAACCTTTCAGTTCCCTTCGCAATGGGTTGTGCTGCGGGACGACTAAAAACGACGAGGGAACGCGCCGTTTCCGAGGGGGCGGGCGTGCCGTTCAGCGGCGCGAGCCTTGCAGCAACGCGGCCGGCCGGTAAGCGGCCGGCTCACGCGCTCACGGCTTGTGCGCGGCCGTCTTCGCGAACGCGCCGCGCACCTCGAAGCTGATCGCATCCGCGACGTTGCCGCGCGCGTCGACGAGTTCGAGCCGGTGCCGGCCCGGCCACGGCATCCACGCGACGCGGTCGGCATGCCCGATCACCTTGTCGTCGAGCCGCCACGCGAACTGCGCCGCGCGCCCGGCCGAGCGCTCGAACCAGATCCGCTGATTCTTCGGCGGAATGTCCGGGTCGATCGCGAAGATCGTGCCGTCGGTCGGCGCGCCGATCGTCAGCGGCGCGCGCGCGCCGTCCTTGCCCGGCGTGACCGGTGCGGCGAGCCGGATCGTGTCGACCGCCGTTCCCGCGACGAACCACTCGTTGCGTGCTGGCTCGATGTCGCGCTCGAACGCGATGCGGCGCGTTTCGACGCCGGCCGGCGCGCGCGGCGCGCGGCTCGGCAGGTCGCGGTGCAGGTAGCCGACGACAGCCGACCACACGGGCGATGCGCCCGTGACACCCGACACGTCCCACATCGGCGAGCCATCCGCGTTGCCGACCCACACGCCGACCGTGTAGCGCGACGTGAAGCCGACCGTCCAGTTGTCGCGCATGTCCTTGCTCGTGCCGGTCTTGACCGCCGAGAAGAAGCGCGTCGCGAGCGGGTTGTCGAAGCCGAACGTGCGTACGCGCGCGTTGTTGTCGGAAAGGATGTCGGTAACGACGAAGCTGGCCGCTTCGCTGAACACGCGCGTGCCGCCGTCCGTATGCGCGGGCGCCGTTGCGCCGGACGCCGGTGCCGGCGCGGGCAGGTCGACGACCTTGCGCGCGACGCCGCCGTTCGCGAGTGCGCGATACGCGTTGGTCAGCGACAGCAGCGTGACGTCGGCACTCCCGAGCGCGAGACTGAAGCCGTAGTAGTCGCCTTCCTGCGCGAGCGGCAGGCCGAGCGCGGTCAGCGTGCGGGCGAAGCGGTGCGGCGTGACAAGCACGAGCGTGCGCACGGCCGGTACATTCAGCGAGCCGCCGAGCGCGCTGCGCACGCTCACCCAGCCCTTGAAATCCTTGTCGTAGTTCTGCGGAATGTACAGGCCGCCGCCGGCGGCGAGGTTGATCGGCGCGTCGTCGAGCAGCGACGCGGCGGTCAGCCGCTTTTCGTCGATTGCCTGCGCATAGAGGAACGGCTTGAGCGTCGAGCCGGCCTGGCGCGGCGCGAGCACGGCGTCCACGTCGCGCGCGCTCGACAACGCGCCCGACGATCCGACCCATGCGCGAATCTCGCCGGTCGCATTGTCGATCACGACGACCGCGCCGTCCTGCACGTTGCGCCGGTGCGCGGGCGCGTTGAGTTCGGTCAGCGCGCGCATCAGCGTGTCGCGCGCGAAGCGCTGCAACGGCGCATCGAGTGTCGTGCGGACCTGCGCGCCGGCCGCCGGCCCGACCTCGACGGCGATGCGTCGCGCGAAGTGCGGGGCGAGGGCGGCGCCGTCCGCCGTGGTGTCGTTACGTACGGCGTTGGCCGGGCGCGCGGTGACGAGCTGCACGTAGCCGTCGAGCGACGCGCACGCCTGCTCGGCATGCATGTCGCGCAGGATCCGGCATGCGCGCTCGGCAACCTTCGCGGGCGTCGCGTTGGGCGCGCGCACCAGTGCGGCCGCGATCGCGGCTTCGCGTGCGTCGAGGCCCGACGGCGCCTTGCCGAACAGCGCCTGCGACAGCGCGCCGAGCCCGACCGTCTCGCCGCGGAACGGCACCAGGTTCAGGTACGCCTCGAGAATCTGGTCCTTGCGCCAGCCGCGTTCGAGCAGCAGCGCGTTCATCGCCTGCGTGGCCTTCTGCGGCAGCGAGCGCTGGCCCGAGCGGCGCGGCGAATCGCTGAGCAGCCCGGCGAGCTGCATCGTCACGGTCGATGCGCCACGCGTGCGCTCGTTCCACAGGTTGCCCCACGCGGCACCGGCGATTCCCCGCCAGTCGACGCCGCTGTGTTCGTAGAAGCGCTTGTCCTCGGAGACGACGATCGCGTCGCGGAACGCGGGCGACACGTCCGTGAGCGACACCCAGTCGCCGCGCCGTTCGGTGAGGTCGACGCGCGTGCGCTGCAGTGGCGTGCCGTCGCGCGCGAGCAGCACCCAGTCGGAACTGCGCCAGTTGCGGCGCACGTCGTCGTAGCCGGGCAGCGCATGCGCGACGACCGGCGCGGCCAGCACGACGGCGACGAATACTCGGCCGGCGACACGCGCCGGCCGCGGCAAAACCCGATCGATCATCACGTGCTCACTGCTTGCCCGCGTCGGCCGGCTTGACGGTCATCGGCGGGTTCGGCCACAGGCCGTACACGGACGGCGCGTACAGCGCCTCGACGCGCGTCGGCGGCAAGCCGAACGTGCCGACGTTGTTCAGCCGCACCGTGTACTCGACCGAGAATTTGCCCTTCGGCAGATAGTCGTAGTACGCGCGGTAGCCGTCGAAATCGCGCTCGATGAAGGCCGGCCACGCGCCGTCCGGCGTCTTCTCGCCCTGCGTCGCGGCTTCGGAATCGCGGCCGAGGCCCGAACCGAGGATCGTCGCGCCGGACGGGATCGGATCGTTGACGACGACCCACGTCATGTCGCTCTGCGCATCGATGTCGAGATGCACGCGCACGACGTCGCCGCGCGTCAGCACGCCCTTGACGGCGGGCGACACCGGCGTGACGGTCTTCGTGATCCGGTAGCCGGCCGCGAACGGCGCGCGCAGCGGCACGGCCGCGAGGCTCTCGACCGTCGCCCACGGGCGCCCGGTGCCTTCCTGCGTGACGGACAGCGTGGCCGGCGCCTGCGATGCGCGCGGCCACGGCATCAGCACGCTGCGCGCGGCGGCGGCGCGGGTCGCGGCGGTGGCCGACGCAGGCGTGTCGGCGGGAGCCGGCGCCTGCGACCACGAGATCGAGCGTTCGTTGCCGCCGAGCGCGACCTTCGTCGCGCCGGACACGGGCGTGCTCTCGTAGGTGCGCGAGAAGCGCTCGACCGCGAGCAGGCCGAGCGCGTTCGACGTCGTCGTCTGCCATGCGCCCTGGCGCTGCAGCGCGAGCAGGCCGGCCGTGACGCGCGGCATCTCGTCCTTCCACGCCGGGTCGCCGGCGAATTCGAGCGCGAGACGCGCGGCGTTGGTCTCGTTGCTCGTCATCAGCCACCACAGGTCGTCGTCGCGCGCGGTCGAGAACACGAGCTGCGTGCCCTGGTACGTGAGGCGCGCGCGCAGGATCTGTTCGACCTGCGCGCGTTTCTCGTCGCGTTGCGGGATGTCCTTCACGCGCGTCAGGATCGCGTGATAGTCGATCACCGCCGACGTCGGCCACTGGTTCGGCGCGATCTCGATCGAGCCGAGCATGCGGCCTTGCGCGGCGCCGTAGCGCGACAGCGCCTCGATCGCGGCGAGCTTGCGCAGGTCGCGATCCTGGCGCGGCGCCCACGCGTTGCGTTCGATGCGGCCGTCGACGAAGCGCGCGAGCCCGGCTTCGAGCTGCGCGCGCAGGTCTTCCGGCAGCGCGAAGCGCGGGTCGACACGGCTCGCCTCGTCGGACAGCACGAGCAGGTACGACGACAGCGTCGGGCTGCCGTAGTGCGAATTGTCGGACGGCGGCGGGAAGTAGCTCGCGAGCCCGTCGCTGTCGAGATAGACGGGCATGCGTGCAACCAGCGCCTGCCACTGCGCGGGGTCGCGCAGGCCGATCGCGCGCGACGCCTGCTGTTCGAGGCAGCGGTACGGATAGCGCTCGAACCAGCGGCGCACGCCGGGCAGGCCGTCGGCAAGCTTCGACTGCAGCGACACGGCGATGCCGCCGCGCGGCGCGCCTTGTGCGTTGCTCACGGCGCCGGCCGGTGCCGACACGGGCACCGTCAGCGTGCCGTCGACCTGCGCGAGCGTCGCCTGCTGCACGGTCACCGGCAGTGCGGGCACGACCTTCTGCGCGACCGCCAGCGCGTCGGACGCGCGCTTGCCGCCTTGCTCGGCCGCTTCGATGCGCCAGTTCAGCGCGCCGGCCGCGTCGAGCGCCTGCTCGGGCACGGTGATCGTCCACGCGACCTCGGTCGCCGTATTGGCCGCGAGCGACACGGTTTGCGGCGCGACGTCGAGGCCCGTCACGCGCGGCGTCACGACGACCTGCATCGCGCGGTCGGTCGTGTTGCGCAGCGTGACCTGCGCGCGGAACGCGTCGCCTTCGCGCACGAGCGGCGGCAGGCCGGAGATCAGTTGCAGATCCTGCGTGCTGCGGATCGACGTGCTGCCCGTGCCGAAACGGTCGGGGCCGACCGCCGCGATCGCGACGATCCGGAAGCGCGTGAGCGCGTCGTTCAGCGGCACCTCGACGGTCGCGCTGCCGTTGGCGTCGAGCGTCACGCGCGGATTCCACAGCAGCAGCGTGTCGAACAGCTCGCGCGTCGGCGCGCTGCCGCCGCCGCCGCCGGCCGGCACGGCCTTGCGGCCGAAGTGGCGGCGGCCGACGATCTCCATCTGCGCGGTGGCCGTCTCGACGCCGTATGCGCGCCGCCGCAGCATCGCGTCGAGCAGGTCCCAGCTGTTGTTCGGCATCAGCTCGAGCAGCGCCTCGTCGACGGCCGCGACCGCGATCTGCGTGCCGGCCGGCGCGGGCTGGCCGTTCGGCAGCGTGACCTTCACGTGCGCCTGCGCCTTGCTGCGCACCGTGTAGCGCGTCGCGTCGGTCGTCACGGCCACGCCGAGACGGTGCACGCCCGTGCCGACCTTGATCTCGCCGAGACCATAGCGGAACGCGGGCTTCGACAGGTCGACGAATGCGGTCGGCGCCTCATAGTGGCGGCCTTCGCGCCAGAACGCGCGCGCCCATTCGACCGGCGCTTTCCAGCCCCACGTGAAGAACGAGTACCACGGCACTTCGCGAATCCGGCCGCGCAGCGCGAGCACCGACACGTAGACGTTCGGCCCCCACGATTCGCCGACCTTCAGGTCGACGGTCGGGTTCTTGCCGTTCAGCTCGACGATGTGCGTTTCCATCACGCCGCCGCGCTCGACCGCGACGAGCGCGGTCGCGTAGCGGAACGGCATCCGCACCTGGAAGCGGGCCGTTTCGCCCGGTTCGTACAAGGTCTTCTCCGGGATCACGTCGATCCGGTCGGTGTTGTCGCCGCCGAACCAGAGCTCGTCCTCGCGCGTGACCCACACCGACGTCGATGCGTTCGACGTGCGGCCGTCGCCGTCCTTCGCGACCGCGATCAGCTGCACGTTGCCGGCCTGTTCGAGCGTCGCGTCGCAGGCCATGCGGCCCTTGTCGTCGGTCTTGCCCGAGCACAGCACGCCGAGGTCGCGCGTATCGCTCTTGTTGTCGTACGCATAGAAGCCGCCGACCATCCGCTTGCGCGACGACGTCGTGATGCGCGCGACGCCCTTGATCTCGACCGGCACCGATGCGCGCGGCTTGCCCTGCAGGTCGACCGCGAGCGCCTGCACGGGCACGCGCTGGCCGACCGACACCCAGCGGCCGGCCTTGATGCCGGCCACCACCGCGGCCGGCCACAGGATCGTGTCGCCGCGAATCGTCTGCACTTCGCCGTTCGGGTCGGCGAACGTCGCTTCGAGCGCGATGCGCTTCGGCGCGTCGACGTCGGGCAGGCCCTTGAGCGTGACCGAGCCCGCGCCGTTGCGGTCGAGCGTCAGCGGCAGCTTGTCGGCGATCAGCTTCGTCGCGTCGGGATCGTTGTTCGTCGCCGATGCGTTGTCGCCGTCCTGCGAATCGTCGTCGGCATTGCCGTCGCTCTTGTCGGGGCGATACGGCGTGAAGCTGAAGTCTTCGAAGCGATCCGCGAACGGCGGCGACGCCCACTTCATCAGCGCCGACACCTGCACCGGCAGGTTCGATGCGCCGCCGCCCGACACATAGTCGATCTGCACCGCGAGCGGCGCTTCCTTCACCGCGACGAGCGGGCTCTTCTGCGCGTCGCGCGCGCCGATCGATCCCTTCAGCACCGGCAGGCGGAACGCCTCGACGCGGAAGCTGCCGCTGTAGTAGGTGGCGGTCGGCGCGTCTTCCGGGCCGCCTTCGAGCTCGACGCCGTATTCGCCGAGCTTCGCGGCGGGCGGCAGCGTGAACTGCGTGTCCGCGCTGTGGTCGGCGGCCCACGTGAGCGGCAGCTTGTACGTCTGGCCCGTGCCGAGATGGCGGATCGTCACGCGCGTCGGGTATTGCGACGGGAACGCGAGGCTCTGCAGCGTTTCGGTTCGGATGAAATGCTTCATCGACACGGTTTCGCCCGTGCGCAGCAGCGTGCGGTCGAACACCGTATGCGCGCGCACGGTCGGCGCGCTGTCTGTGTCGGTCGGCACGTTGAAGCGCCACGATTCGATCCCGCGGTTCCAGCCCGAGCTGACGAACGCCATGTCGGGGCCCGTCTTCGGATCGTCGACGCGCGCCGACACGAAGTAGTCGTCGAAGCGCTCGGAAGAGCTGCATTCGTGCTTCGCCTCGAACGGCCGGTCGATCTTCAGCAGGCCCTGCGCATCGGTCTTGCCGGCCGCGATCTCGTCGCCGTTGCAATCCGACACGCGGATCTGCGCGTTCGGCACGGGCTTGCCCTTGTCGAGCGTCGTGACCCACACGAGGTTGTTCTCGCGGCCCTGTTTCAGGTGCACGCCGAGGTTCGTGACGAGCACGGTGGTGCGCACGTACATGCTCGACGGCTTCGCAAGCAGCGAGCGGCCGAGCGCGGGCGACGCGAGTTCGAGCACGTAGAAGCCGGGCTTGTCGATCGGCACGCCGACGATCTCGAACGGCCGCAGCGTCTTCGGGTCGGCCTGCGGCAGCGTCAGCGCCTGCGCGCCGGGCTCGCCCTTGAGCAGCGACAGCGAGCGCACGTCGATGCGGCGGTCCTTCGGTGCGGGCTGCTTTTCGCCGGCCGCGAGCGGCACGTAGACGGGGTGCTGGCCCTTGCGCGCCAGCAGGCCGGGAATCTGGCTTTCGATCGAGCCGGCCGTCATCGACCAGTTGTCGAAGCGGTCGACGGTGCGCATCCACTGGCGGATCGCGGTGTCGTTCTCGACCTTCAGGTTCGCGAATTGCGCGCCGCCCGCGTTGAGGCCCGCGATATGCAGGTCGGCCTCGACGTTGCGCAGCGTGACGGGCACGAGCGCGGGCGTATCGGGTTCGGCGAAGCGCTCGACGATCCCGAAGGTGCCCGACGAGAATTTCGCGAGCGGCGGCATCGGCGCGGTGCGCGTCGCCAGCGGGAACAGGTCGGCGTTGGACAGCGAGCGGTCGGTCACGTCGCGCAGGCCCGACGGCAGTTCGATCGTCAGGCCGGCCTGCGCGGGCAGCGGCGGGTTGAACGTGACGGTCGTCACTTCCTCGCTGCGGTCGTCGGCCGCGAAGGTCGGCGACAGCGAACCGTCGGGGCCGCGCAGCTTGATCGCCTCGGCGTTCTTGCGCGAGATCGGCGCGTTGAACGACAGCGTAAGCGGGCGCAGCGGCGTGCACGGCGCCTTCGCGTTCTCGCGTTCGCACGAGAAGCTCGCGGCGAACGGTGCGCGCACGGTGAAATCGAAGCGCCGTTCGGTTTCGTTCGCGATGCCGCTCGGGCTCGCGACGCCCTTGCCGTATACGAGCTGCATCTTCGCGCTTGCCGGCAACGCCTGCGAGCACGACAGCGTCAATACGCGCGCGGCATCCTTCTTCAGCCCGAAGTGGTCGAGCAGCGCGGTGCGCGTGTCGTCGTCGGCGGCCGTGACGGGAATGCGGTTGCCGATGCCGGCTGCTTCGCACCAGATGTTCGCGAGCGCCGAGCGCGGTTCGGCCGGGCCGTTCAGCTTCAGCACGAAGACCTGCCGTTCCTCGATCTCGCGCGAGCCGGGGCGCACGTTCACCGGGAACGGGCCGCCCGTCTGGAACGCGAAGCGGCGCGGGCCGCTGGCCGCATTGCCGGCGACCGAGCGCAGCGTGTCGTTGAGCGCGACCGAGCAGCGCACGCCGGGCGGCAGGTCGTTTTCGAAATCGTAAACCCAAGTCTTGTCGTCGAGCCAGTGACCCTGGCCGCGTGCGGCAGTCGAATCGTTGCAGGTCACGCGCGCGGGATTCGGCGCGGATGCCGAGCCGAACGCGACCATCGGTTCGTCGAACTTGACGACGGTCTGCCGGACTTCGGTGACGGTGCCCTGCGGCGATACGCTCACCGTGCGCGCCGCGAGCGCATGCAGCGACAGGGCCGCGGCCCCGCCGAGCGCCGCGACGGCGCCGATGCGCCAGAGCAGCCGGGTGGTGTGGTTGGTTCGTTTCGCTTTGTTGTGTTTATCGTGCTGCTTCATCGCTCGATTGCC
Encoded here:
- a CDS encoding multidrug effflux MFS transporter encodes the protein MNATLTPARESNSPRFLLFLICLFASAGQLAIDIYVPALPDMARSFATTPQAIQSSVSGYMAAYALGQLIFGPIADAYGRKRVLAFGLVIYTIGCLLSLGAQNLETFVLARCLQGFGIATTNLLAKAIITDSFSGQALMHAFTYMSIAWGLAPIVAPVIGAHLQEWFGWRACLVFLLVYSLVMWALLWRYRETLPKPVHLEPRTLMANAGKVLASPVFQSCFLAQGLCYSILLVFNIVGPFMVQTTLHKPPTFFGYLALGIGLMYFLGGLSNRIHGRGLPSAEQRLRIGARVMAGASVAMLVLALTVGLRVWTLATPVLVMGFCAGAMYPTLMAKGNSLFPHIAGLTSAILGCALLLVSSAMMGLAGFVSIHVLTPLAVFFVALSFIVVWMVTKLLRYLTQQQAATVVCGSGEAA
- the pbpC gene encoding penicillin-binding protein 1C yields the protein MIDRVLPRPARVAGRVFVAVVLAAPVVAHALPGYDDVRRNWRSSDWVLLARDGTPLQRTRVDLTERRGDWVSLTDVSPAFRDAIVVSEDKRFYEHSGVDWRGIAGAAWGNLWNERTRGASTVTMQLAGLLSDSPRRSGQRSLPQKATQAMNALLLERGWRKDQILEAYLNLVPFRGETVGLGALSQALFGKAPSGLDAREAAIAAALVRAPNATPAKVAERACRILRDMHAEQACASLDGYVQLVTARPANAVRNDTTADGAALAPHFARRIAVEVGPAAGAQVRTTLDAPLQRFARDTLMRALTELNAPAHRRNVQDGAVVVIDNATGEIRAWVGSSGALSSARDVDAVLAPRQAGSTLKPFLYAQAIDEKRLTAASLLDDAPINLAAGGGLYIPQNYDKDFKGWVSVRSALGGSLNVPAVRTLVLVTPHRFARTLTALGLPLAQEGDYYGFSLALGSADVTLLSLTNAYRALANGGVARKVVDLPAPAPASGATAPAHTDGGTRVFSEAASFVVTDILSDNNARVRTFGFDNPLATRFFSAVKTGTSKDMRDNWTVGFTSRYTVGVWVGNADGSPMWDVSGVTGASPVWSAVVGYLHRDLPSRAPRAPAGVETRRIAFERDIEPARNEWFVAGTAVDTIRLAAPVTPGKDGARAPLTIGAPTDGTIFAIDPDIPPKNQRIWFERSAGRAAQFAWRLDDKVIGHADRVAWMPWPGRHRLELVDARGNVADAISFEVRGAFAKTAAHKP
- a CDS encoding alpha-2-macroglobulin family protein, which produces MKQHDKHNKAKRTNHTTRLLWRIGAVAALGGAAALSLHALAARTVSVSPQGTVTEVRQTVVKFDEPMVAFGSASAPNPARVTCNDSTAARGQGHWLDDKTWVYDFENDLPPGVRCSVALNDTLRSVAGNAASGPRRFAFQTGGPFPVNVRPGSREIEERQVFVLKLNGPAEPRSALANIWCEAAGIGNRIPVTAADDDTRTALLDHFGLKKDAARVLTLSCSQALPASAKMQLVYGKGVASPSGIANETERRFDFTVRAPFAASFSCERENAKAPCTPLRPLTLSFNAPISRKNAEAIKLRGPDGSLSPTFAADDRSEEVTTVTFNPPLPAQAGLTIELPSGLRDVTDRSLSNADLFPLATRTAPMPPLAKFSSGTFGIVERFAEPDTPALVPVTLRNVEADLHIAGLNAGGAQFANLKVENDTAIRQWMRTVDRFDNWSMTAGSIESQIPGLLARKGQHPVYVPLAAGEKQPAPKDRRIDVRSLSLLKGEPGAQALTLPQADPKTLRPFEIVGVPIDKPGFYVLELASPALGRSLLAKPSSMYVRTTVLVTNLGVHLKQGRENNLVWVTTLDKGKPVPNAQIRVSDCNGDEIAAGKTDAQGLLKIDRPFEAKHECSSSERFDDYFVSARVDDPKTGPDMAFVSSGWNRGIESWRFNVPTDTDSAPTVRAHTVFDRTLLRTGETVSMKHFIRTETLQSLAFPSQYPTRVTIRHLGTGQTYKLPLTWAADHSADTQFTLPPAAKLGEYGVELEGGPEDAPTATYYSGSFRVEAFRLPVLKGSIGARDAQKSPLVAVKEAPLAVQIDYVSGGGASNLPVQVSALMKWASPPFADRFEDFSFTPYRPDKSDGNADDDSQDGDNASATNNDPDATKLIADKLPLTLDRNGAGSVTLKGLPDVDAPKRIALEATFADPNGEVQTIRGDTILWPAAVVAGIKAGRWVSVGQRVPVQALAVDLQGKPRASVPVEIKGVARITTSSRKRMVGGFYAYDNKSDTRDLGVLCSGKTDDKGRMACDATLEQAGNVQLIAVAKDGDGRTSNASTSVWVTREDELWFGGDNTDRIDVIPEKTLYEPGETARFQVRMPFRYATALVAVERGGVMETHIVELNGKNPTVDLKVGESWGPNVYVSVLALRGRIREVPWYSFFTWGWKAPVEWARAFWREGRHYEAPTAFVDLSKPAFRYGLGEIKVGTGVHRLGVAVTTDATRYTVRSKAQAHVKVTLPNGQPAPAGTQIAVAAVDEALLELMPNNSWDLLDAMLRRRAYGVETATAQMEIVGRRHFGRKAVPAGGGGGSAPTRELFDTLLLWNPRVTLDANGSATVEVPLNDALTRFRIVAIAAVGPDRFGTGSTSIRSTQDLQLISGLPPLVREGDAFRAQVTLRNTTDRAMQVVVTPRVTGLDVAPQTVSLAANTATEVAWTITVPEQALDAAGALNWRIEAAEQGGKRASDALAVAQKVVPALPVTVQQATLAQVDGTLTVPVSAPAGAVSNAQGAPRGGIAVSLQSKLADGLPGVRRWFERYPYRCLEQQASRAIGLRDPAQWQALVARMPVYLDSDGLASYFPPPSDNSHYGSPTLSSYLLVLSDEASRVDPRFALPEDLRAQLEAGLARFVDGRIERNAWAPRQDRDLRKLAAIEALSRYGAAQGRMLGSIEIAPNQWPTSAVIDYHAILTRVKDIPQRDEKRAQVEQILRARLTYQGTQLVFSTARDDDLWWLMTSNETNAARLALEFAGDPAWKDEMPRVTAGLLALQRQGAWQTTTSNALGLLAVERFSRTYESTPVSGATKVALGGNERSISWSQAPAPADTPASATAATRAAAARSVLMPWPRASQAPATLSVTQEGTGRPWATVESLAAVPLRAPFAAGYRITKTVTPVSPAVKGVLTRGDVVRVHLDIDAQSDMTWVVVNDPIPSGATILGSGLGRDSEAATQGEKTPDGAWPAFIERDFDGYRAYYDYLPKGKFSVEYTVRLNNVGTFGLPPTRVEALYAPSVYGLWPNPPMTVKPADAGKQ